In Hevea brasiliensis isolate MT/VB/25A 57/8 chromosome 13, ASM3005281v1, whole genome shotgun sequence, a single genomic region encodes these proteins:
- the LOC110657565 gene encoding leucine-rich repeat receptor protein kinase HPCA1-like isoform X2: protein MDLGKQIFLLIMCLQVFLIAAVTDPQDFAALSAVKINWQNTPPNWIGIDPCGGSWEGIQCSNSRITSIVLSGMGLTGTLTADIGNLPKLQNLDLSQNMGLTGTLPPAIGNLKNLVYLSLVGCSFFGPIPNTIGSLTQLISLSLASNKFNGEIPPSIGNLLNLYWLDITDNKLTGTIPVSNETSPGLDLLVNTGHFHLGQNQLTGTIPPKLFSSNMTLIHVLLDSNQLSGSIPSSLELVRSLELIRLDRNSLNGPVRLNFTGLTNLSQLDMSNNSFDASSIPPWFSSLQSLTSLIMERTQLQGQIPDSIFSVAQIQSVVLSNNELNGTLDIGNNYGAQLEVIDLQNNSITEFAQGSGYSKTLMLKGNPFCAKIGSTENYCSLLQQPNTSYSTPPNNCVQHDCNSNQISSPNCKCAYPITGTMHFRSISFSDLGNASYYISLQASMMDAFQFDQFPVDSIALSDPIMDEYDYLDLRIEVFPSNSDSFNRTGFSMITSQLNNLTFFKRPSSFGPFYFTLDNNDYFSGPNKSSNKGIIIGAAIGSSILVLLLLVAGIYAFKQRRKADTATEAAIRLRDPFASWDRNESAGSRPQINGVRCFTFEELKKCTNNFSDGNIIGIGGYGKVYRGILIGGKLVAIKRAQQGSLQGNVEFKTEIELLSRVHHKNLVSLLGFCYELDEQMLVYEHISNGSLKDSISGKSGIQLSWARRLRIALDSARGLAYLHELANPPIIHRDIKSTNILLDDQLTAKVADFGLSKLLDHTEGHVSTQVKGTMGYMDPEYFMTQQLTDKSDVYSFGVVMLELVTGRNPIHHGRHIVTVVRMAMDKTKDLYNLHEILDPAISVSNTLKGLEKFVDLAIRCVEEWRANRPAMGEVVKEIENIAEQAGLDYDVEMLSTSASHYDSNKGSLYLPDNKKFFEYSGSFPHSEIELQ from the exons ATGGATCTAGGAAAACAGATTTTCTTGCTGATTATGTGCCTTCAAGTTTTCCTTATAGCAGCAGTTACAGATCCTCAAGACT TCGCTGCTCTGTCTGCTGTCAAGATTAACTGGCAGAACACACCACCCAATTGGATCGGCATTGATCCTTGTGGGGGCAGTTGGGAAGGAATACAATGCTCCAATTCACGTATCACATCCAT AGTCTTGTCAGGCATGGGTTTGACGGGAACACTGACAGCAGACATTGGAAATTTACCCAAGCTACAAAATCT GGATTTATCTCAAAATATGGGTTTGACAGGAACTCTTCCACCAGCAATTGGAAATTTGAAGAACCTTGTATACCT ATCCCTGGTTGGTTGCAGTTTTTTTGGTCCAATTCCCAACACAATAGGATCTCTAACACAGCTTATCTCATT ATCTTTAGCTTCTAACAAATTCAATGGCGAAATACCACCTTCTATTGGCAATCTGTTGAATCTGTATTGGCTGGATATAACCGACAATAAGCTCACAGGAACAATTCCAGTCTCTAATGAGACTTCACCTGGTTTGGATTTGCTAGTAAATACAGGACACTT TCATCTTGGACAAAATCAGCTCACAGGCACAATTCCACCCAAATTATTCAGCTCAAACATGACATTGATACATGT GCTTTTAGACAGCAATCAACTAAGTGGCAGCATCCCATCCTCCCTAGAACTGGTACGATCATTGGAACTGAT ACGCTTGGATAGGAACTCATTAAATGGACCCGTTCGGCTGAACTTCACAGGCCTAACAAATCTGTCCCAGCT GGACATGAGCAATAATAGTTTTGATGCATCATCTATTCCACCATGgttttcaagcttacaatccttGACATCATT AATAATGGAGCGCACACAACTTCAAGGCCAAATACCAGACAGTATCTTTAGTGTTGCCCAAATACAATCAGT TGTATTGAGCAACAACGAGCTAAATGGCACCTTGGACATTGGCAACAACTATGGCGCACAGTTGGAAGTCATTGATTTGCAGAATAATTCCATTACTGAGTTTGCACAAGGTTCAGGATACAGCAAAACACTTAT GCTAAAGGGTAATCCATTTTGTGCAAAGATAGGATCAACAGAAAACTACTGCTCACTTCTGCAACAGCCAAATACTTCATACTCTACGCCTCCAAACAATTGTGTCCAACATGACTGCAATTCAAATCAAATTAGCAGTCCCAATTGTAAATGTGCATATCCAATCACAGGAACCATGCACTTCAGATCTATTTCCTTCTCAGACTTGGGAAATGCAAGCTACTACATTTCTCTACAAGCCTCAATGATGGATGCCTTTCAATTTGATCAGTTTCCTGTGGATTCAATTGCTCTAAGTGACCCAATCATGGATGAGTATGATTACCTAGACTTGAGGATAGAAGTCTTTCCATCTAATAGTGACAGTTTTAACAGAACAGGATTTTCTATGATTACATCTCAGCTGAACAACCTAACATTTTTCAAGCGTCCAAGTTCTTTCGGACCATTCTATTTCACTCTTGATAACAATGATTATTTTTCAG GACCAAACAAATCATCAAATAAAGGAATCATCATTGGAGCAGCCATTGGTAGTTCTATACTAGTGCTGCTATTACTTGTGGCCGGAATTTATGCATTCAAACAAAGAAGAAAAGCTGATACAGCTACTGAGGCAGCTATCCGTCTAAGAGATCCATTTG CATCCTGGGACCGAAATGAAAGTGCTGGAAGCCGTCCACAAATAAATGGAGTGAGATGTTTCACCTTTGAAGAGCTTAAAAAATGCACTAACAATTTTTCAGATGGCAACATTATTGGAATTGGGGGATATGGGAAG GTTTATCGAGGAATTCTTATTGGTGGGAAACTAGTTGCTATAAAAAGAGCTCAACAAGGGTCATTGCAGGGTAATGTTGAGTTCAAAACTGAGATTGAGCTTCTATCAAGGGTTCATCACAAGAATCTAGTCAGCCTACTGGGTTTCTGTTATGAGCTAGATGAACAGATGCTGGTCTATGAGCATATTTCAAATGGTTCTCTAAAGGATAGCATTTCAG GTAAGTCAGGTATCCAGTTAAGTTGGGCAAGGAGACTTCGAATAGCCCTTGACTCAGCCAGAGGTCTCGCTTATTTGCATGAGCTTGCCAACCCACCCATCATCCACAGAGACATTAAGTCAACTAACATTCTATTGGATGATCAATTAACTGCAAAAGTAGCTGACTTTGGTCTATCAAAGCTTTTGGACCACACTGAGGGTCATGTTAGTACTCAGGTCAAAGGCACAATG GGCTATATGGATCCTGAATATTTCATGACCCAGCAGTTAACTGATAAAAGCGATGTTTATAGTTTTGGAGTGGTAATGTTGGAATTAGTTACTGGCAGAAATCCAATACACCATGGAAGACATATTGTGACAGTGGTCAGGATGGCAATGGATAAGACAAAAGATTTATACAACCTCCATGAGATCCTTGATCCTGCCATTAGCGTGAGCAACacattgaaaggtttagaaaagttTGTAGATCTGGCAATCAGGTGTGTTGAAGAATGGAGAGCCAACAGGCCTGCAATGGGAGAGGTGGTCAAAGAGATAGAGAACATAGCAGAGCAGGCTGGTCTGGACTATGATGTTGAAATGCTATCTACTTCTGCAAGTCATTATGATTCAAACAAAGGAAGTCTCTACCTCCCTGACAACAAAAAGTTCTTTGAGTACAGTGGAAGTTTTCCACATTCTGAGATAGAACTTCAATAA
- the LOC110657565 gene encoding leucine-rich repeat receptor protein kinase HPCA1-like isoform X3 has protein sequence MGLTGTLTADIGNLPKLQNLDLSQNMGLTGTLPPAIGNLKNLVYLSLVGCSFFGPIPNTIGSLTQLISLSLASNKFNGEIPPSIGNLLNLYWLDITDNKLTGTIPVSNETSPGLDLLVNTGHFHLGQNQLTGTIPPKLFSSNMTLIHVLLDSNQLSGSIPSSLELVRSLELIRLDRNSLNGPVRLNFTGLTNLSQLYLSNNKLTGPMPDLSGMNLVAYVDMSNNSFDASSIPPWFSSLQSLTSLIMERTQLQGQIPDSIFSVAQIQSVVLSNNELNGTLDIGNNYGAQLEVIDLQNNSITEFAQGSGYSKTLMLKGNPFCAKIGSTENYCSLLQQPNTSYSTPPNNCVQHDCNSNQISSPNCKCAYPITGTMHFRSISFSDLGNASYYISLQASMMDAFQFDQFPVDSIALSDPIMDEYDYLDLRIEVFPSNSDSFNRTGFSMITSQLNNLTFFKRPSSFGPFYFTLDNNDYFSGPNKSSNKGIIIGAAIGSSILVLLLLVAGIYAFKQRRKADTATEAAIRLRDPFASWDRNESAGSRPQINGVRCFTFEELKKCTNNFSDGNIIGIGGYGKVYRGILIGGKLVAIKRAQQGSLQGNVEFKTEIELLSRVHHKNLVSLLGFCYELDEQMLVYEHISNGSLKDSISGKSGIQLSWARRLRIALDSARGLAYLHELANPPIIHRDIKSTNILLDDQLTAKVADFGLSKLLDHTEGHVSTQVKGTMGYMDPEYFMTQQLTDKSDVYSFGVVMLELVTGRNPIHHGRHIVTVVRMAMDKTKDLYNLHEILDPAISVSNTLKGLEKFVDLAIRCVEEWRANRPAMGEVVKEIENIAEQAGLDYDVEMLSTSASHYDSNKGSLYLPDNKKFFEYSGSFPHSEIELQ, from the exons ATGGGTTTGACGGGAACACTGACAGCAGACATTGGAAATTTACCCAAGCTACAAAATCT GGATTTATCTCAAAATATGGGTTTGACAGGAACTCTTCCACCAGCAATTGGAAATTTGAAGAACCTTGTATACCT ATCCCTGGTTGGTTGCAGTTTTTTTGGTCCAATTCCCAACACAATAGGATCTCTAACACAGCTTATCTCATT ATCTTTAGCTTCTAACAAATTCAATGGCGAAATACCACCTTCTATTGGCAATCTGTTGAATCTGTATTGGCTGGATATAACCGACAATAAGCTCACAGGAACAATTCCAGTCTCTAATGAGACTTCACCTGGTTTGGATTTGCTAGTAAATACAGGACACTT TCATCTTGGACAAAATCAGCTCACAGGCACAATTCCACCCAAATTATTCAGCTCAAACATGACATTGATACATGT GCTTTTAGACAGCAATCAACTAAGTGGCAGCATCCCATCCTCCCTAGAACTGGTACGATCATTGGAACTGAT ACGCTTGGATAGGAACTCATTAAATGGACCCGTTCGGCTGAACTTCACAGGCCTAACAAATCTGTCCCAGCT ATACTTGTCTAACAATAAACTGACTGGCCCCATGCCCGACCTTAGTGGTATGAACCTAGTCGCATATGT GGACATGAGCAATAATAGTTTTGATGCATCATCTATTCCACCATGgttttcaagcttacaatccttGACATCATT AATAATGGAGCGCACACAACTTCAAGGCCAAATACCAGACAGTATCTTTAGTGTTGCCCAAATACAATCAGT TGTATTGAGCAACAACGAGCTAAATGGCACCTTGGACATTGGCAACAACTATGGCGCACAGTTGGAAGTCATTGATTTGCAGAATAATTCCATTACTGAGTTTGCACAAGGTTCAGGATACAGCAAAACACTTAT GCTAAAGGGTAATCCATTTTGTGCAAAGATAGGATCAACAGAAAACTACTGCTCACTTCTGCAACAGCCAAATACTTCATACTCTACGCCTCCAAACAATTGTGTCCAACATGACTGCAATTCAAATCAAATTAGCAGTCCCAATTGTAAATGTGCATATCCAATCACAGGAACCATGCACTTCAGATCTATTTCCTTCTCAGACTTGGGAAATGCAAGCTACTACATTTCTCTACAAGCCTCAATGATGGATGCCTTTCAATTTGATCAGTTTCCTGTGGATTCAATTGCTCTAAGTGACCCAATCATGGATGAGTATGATTACCTAGACTTGAGGATAGAAGTCTTTCCATCTAATAGTGACAGTTTTAACAGAACAGGATTTTCTATGATTACATCTCAGCTGAACAACCTAACATTTTTCAAGCGTCCAAGTTCTTTCGGACCATTCTATTTCACTCTTGATAACAATGATTATTTTTCAG GACCAAACAAATCATCAAATAAAGGAATCATCATTGGAGCAGCCATTGGTAGTTCTATACTAGTGCTGCTATTACTTGTGGCCGGAATTTATGCATTCAAACAAAGAAGAAAAGCTGATACAGCTACTGAGGCAGCTATCCGTCTAAGAGATCCATTTG CATCCTGGGACCGAAATGAAAGTGCTGGAAGCCGTCCACAAATAAATGGAGTGAGATGTTTCACCTTTGAAGAGCTTAAAAAATGCACTAACAATTTTTCAGATGGCAACATTATTGGAATTGGGGGATATGGGAAG GTTTATCGAGGAATTCTTATTGGTGGGAAACTAGTTGCTATAAAAAGAGCTCAACAAGGGTCATTGCAGGGTAATGTTGAGTTCAAAACTGAGATTGAGCTTCTATCAAGGGTTCATCACAAGAATCTAGTCAGCCTACTGGGTTTCTGTTATGAGCTAGATGAACAGATGCTGGTCTATGAGCATATTTCAAATGGTTCTCTAAAGGATAGCATTTCAG GTAAGTCAGGTATCCAGTTAAGTTGGGCAAGGAGACTTCGAATAGCCCTTGACTCAGCCAGAGGTCTCGCTTATTTGCATGAGCTTGCCAACCCACCCATCATCCACAGAGACATTAAGTCAACTAACATTCTATTGGATGATCAATTAACTGCAAAAGTAGCTGACTTTGGTCTATCAAAGCTTTTGGACCACACTGAGGGTCATGTTAGTACTCAGGTCAAAGGCACAATG GGCTATATGGATCCTGAATATTTCATGACCCAGCAGTTAACTGATAAAAGCGATGTTTATAGTTTTGGAGTGGTAATGTTGGAATTAGTTACTGGCAGAAATCCAATACACCATGGAAGACATATTGTGACAGTGGTCAGGATGGCAATGGATAAGACAAAAGATTTATACAACCTCCATGAGATCCTTGATCCTGCCATTAGCGTGAGCAACacattgaaaggtttagaaaagttTGTAGATCTGGCAATCAGGTGTGTTGAAGAATGGAGAGCCAACAGGCCTGCAATGGGAGAGGTGGTCAAAGAGATAGAGAACATAGCAGAGCAGGCTGGTCTGGACTATGATGTTGAAATGCTATCTACTTCTGCAAGTCATTATGATTCAAACAAAGGAAGTCTCTACCTCCCTGACAACAAAAAGTTCTTTGAGTACAGTGGAAGTTTTCCACATTCTGAGATAGAACTTCAATAA
- the LOC110657565 gene encoding leucine-rich repeat receptor protein kinase HPCA1-like isoform X1 — protein sequence MDLGKQIFLLIMCLQVFLIAAVTDPQDFAALSAVKINWQNTPPNWIGIDPCGGSWEGIQCSNSRITSIVLSGMGLTGTLTADIGNLPKLQNLDLSQNMGLTGTLPPAIGNLKNLVYLSLVGCSFFGPIPNTIGSLTQLISLSLASNKFNGEIPPSIGNLLNLYWLDITDNKLTGTIPVSNETSPGLDLLVNTGHFHLGQNQLTGTIPPKLFSSNMTLIHVLLDSNQLSGSIPSSLELVRSLELIRLDRNSLNGPVRLNFTGLTNLSQLYLSNNKLTGPMPDLSGMNLVAYVDMSNNSFDASSIPPWFSSLQSLTSLIMERTQLQGQIPDSIFSVAQIQSVVLSNNELNGTLDIGNNYGAQLEVIDLQNNSITEFAQGSGYSKTLMLKGNPFCAKIGSTENYCSLLQQPNTSYSTPPNNCVQHDCNSNQISSPNCKCAYPITGTMHFRSISFSDLGNASYYISLQASMMDAFQFDQFPVDSIALSDPIMDEYDYLDLRIEVFPSNSDSFNRTGFSMITSQLNNLTFFKRPSSFGPFYFTLDNNDYFSGPNKSSNKGIIIGAAIGSSILVLLLLVAGIYAFKQRRKADTATEAAIRLRDPFASWDRNESAGSRPQINGVRCFTFEELKKCTNNFSDGNIIGIGGYGKVYRGILIGGKLVAIKRAQQGSLQGNVEFKTEIELLSRVHHKNLVSLLGFCYELDEQMLVYEHISNGSLKDSISGKSGIQLSWARRLRIALDSARGLAYLHELANPPIIHRDIKSTNILLDDQLTAKVADFGLSKLLDHTEGHVSTQVKGTMGYMDPEYFMTQQLTDKSDVYSFGVVMLELVTGRNPIHHGRHIVTVVRMAMDKTKDLYNLHEILDPAISVSNTLKGLEKFVDLAIRCVEEWRANRPAMGEVVKEIENIAEQAGLDYDVEMLSTSASHYDSNKGSLYLPDNKKFFEYSGSFPHSEIELQ from the exons ATGGATCTAGGAAAACAGATTTTCTTGCTGATTATGTGCCTTCAAGTTTTCCTTATAGCAGCAGTTACAGATCCTCAAGACT TCGCTGCTCTGTCTGCTGTCAAGATTAACTGGCAGAACACACCACCCAATTGGATCGGCATTGATCCTTGTGGGGGCAGTTGGGAAGGAATACAATGCTCCAATTCACGTATCACATCCAT AGTCTTGTCAGGCATGGGTTTGACGGGAACACTGACAGCAGACATTGGAAATTTACCCAAGCTACAAAATCT GGATTTATCTCAAAATATGGGTTTGACAGGAACTCTTCCACCAGCAATTGGAAATTTGAAGAACCTTGTATACCT ATCCCTGGTTGGTTGCAGTTTTTTTGGTCCAATTCCCAACACAATAGGATCTCTAACACAGCTTATCTCATT ATCTTTAGCTTCTAACAAATTCAATGGCGAAATACCACCTTCTATTGGCAATCTGTTGAATCTGTATTGGCTGGATATAACCGACAATAAGCTCACAGGAACAATTCCAGTCTCTAATGAGACTTCACCTGGTTTGGATTTGCTAGTAAATACAGGACACTT TCATCTTGGACAAAATCAGCTCACAGGCACAATTCCACCCAAATTATTCAGCTCAAACATGACATTGATACATGT GCTTTTAGACAGCAATCAACTAAGTGGCAGCATCCCATCCTCCCTAGAACTGGTACGATCATTGGAACTGAT ACGCTTGGATAGGAACTCATTAAATGGACCCGTTCGGCTGAACTTCACAGGCCTAACAAATCTGTCCCAGCT ATACTTGTCTAACAATAAACTGACTGGCCCCATGCCCGACCTTAGTGGTATGAACCTAGTCGCATATGT GGACATGAGCAATAATAGTTTTGATGCATCATCTATTCCACCATGgttttcaagcttacaatccttGACATCATT AATAATGGAGCGCACACAACTTCAAGGCCAAATACCAGACAGTATCTTTAGTGTTGCCCAAATACAATCAGT TGTATTGAGCAACAACGAGCTAAATGGCACCTTGGACATTGGCAACAACTATGGCGCACAGTTGGAAGTCATTGATTTGCAGAATAATTCCATTACTGAGTTTGCACAAGGTTCAGGATACAGCAAAACACTTAT GCTAAAGGGTAATCCATTTTGTGCAAAGATAGGATCAACAGAAAACTACTGCTCACTTCTGCAACAGCCAAATACTTCATACTCTACGCCTCCAAACAATTGTGTCCAACATGACTGCAATTCAAATCAAATTAGCAGTCCCAATTGTAAATGTGCATATCCAATCACAGGAACCATGCACTTCAGATCTATTTCCTTCTCAGACTTGGGAAATGCAAGCTACTACATTTCTCTACAAGCCTCAATGATGGATGCCTTTCAATTTGATCAGTTTCCTGTGGATTCAATTGCTCTAAGTGACCCAATCATGGATGAGTATGATTACCTAGACTTGAGGATAGAAGTCTTTCCATCTAATAGTGACAGTTTTAACAGAACAGGATTTTCTATGATTACATCTCAGCTGAACAACCTAACATTTTTCAAGCGTCCAAGTTCTTTCGGACCATTCTATTTCACTCTTGATAACAATGATTATTTTTCAG GACCAAACAAATCATCAAATAAAGGAATCATCATTGGAGCAGCCATTGGTAGTTCTATACTAGTGCTGCTATTACTTGTGGCCGGAATTTATGCATTCAAACAAAGAAGAAAAGCTGATACAGCTACTGAGGCAGCTATCCGTCTAAGAGATCCATTTG CATCCTGGGACCGAAATGAAAGTGCTGGAAGCCGTCCACAAATAAATGGAGTGAGATGTTTCACCTTTGAAGAGCTTAAAAAATGCACTAACAATTTTTCAGATGGCAACATTATTGGAATTGGGGGATATGGGAAG GTTTATCGAGGAATTCTTATTGGTGGGAAACTAGTTGCTATAAAAAGAGCTCAACAAGGGTCATTGCAGGGTAATGTTGAGTTCAAAACTGAGATTGAGCTTCTATCAAGGGTTCATCACAAGAATCTAGTCAGCCTACTGGGTTTCTGTTATGAGCTAGATGAACAGATGCTGGTCTATGAGCATATTTCAAATGGTTCTCTAAAGGATAGCATTTCAG GTAAGTCAGGTATCCAGTTAAGTTGGGCAAGGAGACTTCGAATAGCCCTTGACTCAGCCAGAGGTCTCGCTTATTTGCATGAGCTTGCCAACCCACCCATCATCCACAGAGACATTAAGTCAACTAACATTCTATTGGATGATCAATTAACTGCAAAAGTAGCTGACTTTGGTCTATCAAAGCTTTTGGACCACACTGAGGGTCATGTTAGTACTCAGGTCAAAGGCACAATG GGCTATATGGATCCTGAATATTTCATGACCCAGCAGTTAACTGATAAAAGCGATGTTTATAGTTTTGGAGTGGTAATGTTGGAATTAGTTACTGGCAGAAATCCAATACACCATGGAAGACATATTGTGACAGTGGTCAGGATGGCAATGGATAAGACAAAAGATTTATACAACCTCCATGAGATCCTTGATCCTGCCATTAGCGTGAGCAACacattgaaaggtttagaaaagttTGTAGATCTGGCAATCAGGTGTGTTGAAGAATGGAGAGCCAACAGGCCTGCAATGGGAGAGGTGGTCAAAGAGATAGAGAACATAGCAGAGCAGGCTGGTCTGGACTATGATGTTGAAATGCTATCTACTTCTGCAAGTCATTATGATTCAAACAAAGGAAGTCTCTACCTCCCTGACAACAAAAAGTTCTTTGAGTACAGTGGAAGTTTTCCACATTCTGAGATAGAACTTCAATAA